Part of the Acidobacteriota bacterium genome, CAGTCACGGGATCAAATTCGATATGGCTGCAGAATGCAGCATTCTGGTACGTTCCCCTACTGATCATCATGGGCATCTTGGCCTGGCTGTTGTTGCGGAGCGTGCCCATTAAGGCGTCGTTCACCGAACAGCTAGATATCTTCAAAGACAAACACACCTGGTTTTGCACAGTCACTTACCTCATGACCTTCGGAGGTTTCTCCGGTCTCGCCGCAGCGTTCCCCTTGCTCATCAAAATTCTATATGGAGGCTTTCCTAACCCGCCGGATCCGCTCAAGTATGCATTTTGGGGACCTCTAATTGGATCTGCCAGTCGCGTCCTATTTGGGTTTGTAGCGGACAAGGTCGGCGGAGCGATCTTGACGACGATCTGTGGACTCGCACTAATTACAGGGACGATCACAATGATCGCGTTGGGTCTATTTGCACCGACATCGGTTGATCAGTTCGGACTATTTGTGACGCTTATGCTGACCCTCTTTTTCTTTACGGGAATGGGCAATGCCGCAACATTTCGCCAATTTCCGATCATTTTCGGACACAATCCGCGACAGGCTGCGGGCGTTATAGGTTGGACGGCAGCCGTCGCTGCTTACGGCCCATTCCTATTCTCGATGTTGATCAGCACAGTACTTTCGGCGACCGGAACCGTCGATCTATTCTTTATAGGCCTAACTGTATTTTTTGTAGTTGCCACCTTTATTAATTGGTGGTTTTACAACCGAAAAAACTGCGAGAGGCCGAGCTAAGCTTTGCTAATTTTACGGAAGTCTCTCTTGAGGCTGGTACTCCCGCCCATTCCTTAGCAGTAATAGAAGACGAGGAGACACTTTTAGAATACTTTTGAGGCAATGAGATTGATCGATGGATTTGTTTTGGCAGGCGGACAAAGCCGGCGGATGGGGCAAAACAAGACGGCACTGTTGCTCGGCGGCAAGACGCTTATCGATCGTGCGGCCGATGC contains:
- a CDS encoding NarK/NasA family nitrate transporter, whose amino-acid sequence is MSAWLEKWTPEDADFWETTGSKIAWRTLIVTTTTLTLSFATWFMMSAIVVKLPGIGFKFSTSQLFWLAAMPGLAGGTLRMIHTFLLPIFGTRKIITIATFLKLIPCIGLGLAIMNPETPFWLFMVLAFSAGFGGGDFSSYMPSTSVFFPKRLQGTALGIQAGIGNFGVSLAQFATPMIITFAMIGGSQTIQTIDPNTKAVTGSNSIWLQNAAFWYVPLLIIMGILAWLLLRSVPIKASFTEQLDIFKDKHTWFCTVTYLMTFGGFSGLAAAFPLLIKILYGGFPNPPDPLKYAFWGPLIGSASRVLFGFVADKVGGAILTTICGLALITGTITMIALGLFAPTSVDQFGLFVTLMLTLFFFTGMGNAATFRQFPIIFGHNPRQAAGVIGWTAAVAAYGPFLFSMLISTVLSATGTVDLFFIGLTVFFVVATFINWWFYNRKNCERPS